The proteins below come from a single Verrucomicrobiota bacterium genomic window:
- a CDS encoding Bax inhibitor-1/YccA family protein: MRSTNPVLTESMFRALPASARAMTLRGVVSRTLLLLVLVAGSAAFSWRACLHEPGLAAPFAFGGALGGFILAMVTAFRPVWSRVSGPCYALAEGLFIGSVSVFFEQRFHGIVVQTVCLTFSVMFALLAGYQAGFIRVSQTFRSMIVAATAGVVLLYLGNMIFSLFSHQSFGFLQDAGPVGIGFSLLVAAVAAMNLVLDFEFIDQGVQVRAPQWMEWYSAFALTVTLVWLYLEILRLLSKIRRND, encoded by the coding sequence ATGCGTTCAACAAATCCGGTTTTAACTGAATCGATGTTTCGTGCGCTGCCGGCATCGGCTCGCGCGATGACCTTGCGAGGCGTGGTCAGTCGAACCCTTCTGCTTCTGGTGCTCGTGGCAGGATCCGCCGCGTTCAGCTGGCGCGCTTGTCTCCACGAACCCGGTCTGGCTGCGCCCTTCGCCTTCGGCGGCGCTCTCGGGGGATTTATCCTGGCGATGGTAACTGCCTTCAGACCGGTCTGGAGCCGGGTCTCGGGCCCGTGTTACGCCCTGGCCGAAGGCTTGTTTATCGGGTCGGTGTCCGTCTTCTTCGAGCAGCGCTTTCACGGCATCGTGGTGCAAACGGTCTGCCTGACCTTTTCAGTGATGTTCGCGCTGCTCGCCGGCTACCAGGCCGGTTTCATCCGCGTCTCCCAGACGTTTCGATCCATGATCGTGGCGGCAACTGCCGGGGTGGTTCTGCTTTACCTCGGGAACATGATCTTCTCCCTGTTCAGCCATCAGTCATTCGGGTTTCTGCAGGATGCAGGTCCGGTCGGCATAGGATTCAGCCTCCTGGTGGCGGCGGTGGCGGCGATGAACCTCGTGCTTGATTTCGAGTTCATCGACCAGGGGGTGCAGGTCCGCGCCCCGCAGTGGATGGAGTGGTACAGCGCCTTTGCCCTGACCGTGACCCTGGTCTGGCTTTACCTGGAAATCCTGCGGCTTCTCTCGAAGATCCGGCGCAACGATTGA
- the larB gene encoding nickel pincer cofactor biosynthesis protein LarB has protein sequence MREDEQIKLDFDRAERLGFSEAVYAESKSVPQLARILEQAAVAGQSILLTRLAQRQYDGLPPDLKRQLDYDPVSRTAFFGLIKAPPARPRVAVLSAGTSDAPVVLEVMRTLAFYGQATTLASDVGVAGLWRLLERIKEIRTFPVVIVVAGMDGALPSVVGGLVPGLVIAVPTSVGYGVAANGTAALQAALASCSPGLVVVNVDNGYGAACAALRVLGAFGTRTSYENQSP, from the coding sequence ATGCGCGAGGACGAGCAGATCAAACTCGATTTCGACCGCGCCGAACGCCTCGGTTTCAGCGAGGCCGTTTACGCCGAATCCAAGAGCGTTCCCCAGCTGGCGCGGATCCTTGAACAAGCGGCTGTAGCCGGGCAGTCGATCTTGCTGACCCGCTTGGCGCAACGCCAGTACGACGGGTTGCCGCCGGATTTGAAGCGGCAGCTCGACTACGATCCGGTCTCGCGCACGGCGTTTTTTGGCCTGATAAAAGCGCCTCCGGCACGTCCCCGGGTCGCCGTTCTCTCAGCCGGTACATCCGACGCACCGGTGGTCCTGGAAGTCATGCGGACCCTGGCGTTTTATGGTCAGGCAACCACCCTGGCAAGCGACGTCGGCGTTGCCGGGCTCTGGCGCCTCCTCGAGCGGATCAAAGAAATCCGGACCTTCCCCGTCGTAATCGTCGTCGCGGGAATGGACGGTGCACTTCCCAGCGTGGTCGGCGGGCTCGTGCCGGGCCTGGTCATCGCCGTGCCCACCTCCGTCGGCTATGGGGTTGCGGCTAACGGCACGGCTGCCCTGCAGGCGGCTCTGGCCAGCTGCTCCCCGGGGCTGGTCGTCGTAAACGTGGATAACGGCTACGGTGCAGCTTGCGCGGCGTTGCGCGTGCTCGGCGCTTTCGGAACCAGAACATCTTATGAAAACCAGTCGCCGTGA
- a CDS encoding adenine nucleotide alpha hydrolase, whose amino-acid sequence MEGRLNDILRNVQPVAIAVSGGVDSLTLATLAHRVLPDGASAMFHAVSPAVPEEASARVRALAQREGWSLTVFDAGEFGNENYRSNPVNRCFHCKHSLYEAIHRLTDATILSGANQDDLGEYRPGLEAARLFRVRHPYVEAGLAKADVRALAARLGLGNIADLPAAPCLASRVESGIRIEADTLRLIHRVEQAIAASLKPQVVRCRVRRGAIVIELDPQTLGQLSIDDQDRLTCHLRSLPDAGVAIPPGTAVRYERYRVGSAFLHT is encoded by the coding sequence ATTGAGGGCCGGCTGAACGATATCCTGCGCAACGTGCAGCCCGTCGCCATCGCAGTCAGCGGAGGGGTTGACAGCCTTACCCTGGCGACGCTGGCCCACCGGGTGCTGCCCGACGGCGCTTCCGCGATGTTTCACGCGGTTTCCCCGGCCGTCCCTGAAGAAGCGAGTGCGAGGGTGCGCGCCCTTGCGCAACGGGAAGGCTGGTCTCTGACCGTTTTCGATGCGGGCGAGTTTGGAAATGAGAATTACCGCAGCAACCCGGTTAACCGTTGCTTCCACTGCAAGCACAGCCTTTATGAAGCGATTCACCGGTTGACGGACGCGACAATCCTTTCGGGAGCCAATCAGGATGACCTGGGCGAGTATCGTCCCGGCCTGGAAGCGGCACGACTCTTCAGGGTGCGGCACCCGTACGTCGAAGCAGGCCTGGCCAAGGCGGACGTCCGGGCGCTGGCTGCACGCCTCGGGCTCGGGAACATCGCCGACCTGCCCGCCGCGCCTTGCCTGGCAAGCCGGGTCGAATCGGGTATCCGCATCGAGGCGGATACGCTGCGCTTGATTCACCGGGTCGAACAAGCTATCGCCGCCAGCTTAAAGCCCCAGGTCGTCCGGTGCCGGGTCCGGCGCGGTGCAATCGTCATCGAGCTGGATCCGCAAACCCTTGGGCAGCTTTCCATCGACGATCAAGATCGGCTTACCTGCCACCTCCGGTCCTTACCGGACGCCGGAGTTGCGATCCCGCCCGGCACCGCCGTCCGGTATGAACGTTACCGGGTCGGCAGCGCTTTTCTGCACACCTGA
- a CDS encoding glycosyltransferase, translated as MRLSRGPFGVAWPQEALQGAILPVAAAWACLGLLPWRPWSTRERLEPDPAANHLDLGSVTALLPARNEAATISRTLKALAAQGAGLQMVVIDDQSTDETAGYARAAVPAERLTVIQGEPLPPGWSGKLWALHQGLTRVQSPLVLLLDADIELLPGTLAALLRKLETEKRDLVSVMAELSARSDWEKLLVPAFVYFFKLLYPFALGNRPGTKLGVAAGGCILLRTDRLRTLGGFAALRGALIDDCTLAKEVKRSGGSTWVGLSHAVKSRRSYGRLAEFWRMVDRTAFTQLGYSSFLLAGTTVAMLALFWVPWAALIFARRRTRLLGLAAVGIMAATYTPVIRFYRLAWWRVFALSGASFLYLLMTWSSAWRYWHGQRSEWKGRVYGR; from the coding sequence ATGCGACTAAGCCGAGGGCCGTTCGGGGTCGCATGGCCTCAGGAGGCTTTACAAGGCGCCATTCTGCCGGTTGCCGCGGCCTGGGCCTGCCTGGGCCTGCTTCCCTGGCGCCCCTGGAGCACCCGCGAACGGCTCGAGCCTGATCCGGCGGCAAACCACCTGGACCTGGGGTCAGTGACGGCCCTGCTTCCCGCCAGAAACGAGGCAGCGACCATCAGCCGTACCCTCAAGGCGCTGGCAGCGCAGGGCGCGGGTTTGCAGATGGTCGTCATTGATGATCAGTCAACCGATGAAACCGCCGGGTACGCCCGGGCGGCCGTTCCGGCCGAGAGACTGACCGTCATCCAGGGCGAACCGCTGCCCCCCGGCTGGTCGGGTAAACTCTGGGCGCTCCACCAGGGGCTGACCCGGGTGCAATCGCCACTGGTGCTGCTCCTGGATGCCGACATCGAATTGCTTCCGGGAACCCTTGCCGCGCTGCTGCGCAAGTTGGAAACGGAGAAGCGCGACCTGGTCTCGGTCATGGCCGAACTCAGCGCCCGATCGGATTGGGAAAAGCTGCTGGTGCCCGCGTTTGTCTATTTTTTCAAACTGCTCTACCCGTTCGCCCTCGGCAACCGGCCCGGAACCAAACTGGGGGTCGCAGCCGGGGGCTGCATCCTTCTGCGCACGGACCGGCTTCGCACCTTAGGCGGATTCGCAGCGTTGCGAGGTGCGCTCATCGATGATTGCACGCTGGCAAAGGAGGTTAAACGTTCCGGCGGCAGCACCTGGGTCGGATTAAGTCACGCCGTGAAAAGCCGGCGGTCTTACGGCCGCTTGGCTGAGTTCTGGCGCATGGTGGACCGCACGGCCTTTACCCAGCTCGGTTATTCTTCGTTTCTTCTCGCGGGCACAACCGTTGCCATGCTTGCCCTCTTCTGGGTGCCATGGGCGGCACTGATTTTTGCGCGGCGCCGGACCCGGTTGCTGGGCCTTGCGGCCGTGGGCATCATGGCCGCCACTTACACGCCCGTGATCCGATTTTACCGGCTGGCCTGGTGGCGGGTTTTTGCCCTTTCCGGAGCCAGTTTTCTCTACCTGCTGATGACGTGGTCGTCAGCCTGGCGCTATTGGCACGGGCAGCGATCCGAATGGAAAGGGAGGGTTTACGGGCGGTGA
- a CDS encoding transcriptional repressor — protein MAFERTECILHQISPKAFSAAVRPPVSSVPPTGPEANKHPEALFQEALSFLREGGYRVTKPRELILRAAISFTGPFHAEDLLAKAREIDRLISLATVYRTLPMLLDSRLIREVELNREHRYYEVNREQSPAAFHIVCTDCGQVVQVQDECITLRERFLANRLGFKPSKLNVRIEATCLELLQTGECRRREPESPPGAGSREASPKFKSEAGQAAP, from the coding sequence ATGGCGTTTGAACGCACAGAGTGTATCCTTCATCAGATTTCGCCGAAGGCGTTCTCCGCCGCTGTGCGTCCCCCGGTGAGTTCGGTTCCGCCAACCGGCCCGGAGGCAAACAAGCATCCGGAGGCCCTGTTCCAGGAAGCGCTCAGCTTCCTGCGGGAGGGAGGCTACCGGGTGACAAAACCGCGCGAGCTGATCCTGCGTGCGGCCATCTCCTTCACCGGACCGTTCCACGCCGAGGACCTGCTGGCCAAAGCCCGCGAGATTGACCGGTTGATCTCCCTGGCCACGGTCTACCGGACCTTGCCGATGCTGCTGGACAGCCGTCTCATCCGGGAGGTCGAGCTCAACCGCGAACACCGCTATTACGAGGTGAACCGGGAGCAATCGCCGGCGGCGTTTCACATCGTGTGTACGGACTGCGGCCAGGTCGTACAGGTGCAGGACGAGTGCATCACCCTGCGTGAACGTTTCCTGGCCAATCGCCTGGGCTTCAAGCCGTCAAAACTGAACGTTCGCATTGAGGCGACGTGTCTGGAGTTGCTGCAAACCGGCGAGTGCCGCCGGCGTGAGCCCGAAAGTCCGCCGGGTGCGGGCTCCAGGGAGGCGTCGCCGAAATTCAAAAGCGAGGCCGGACAGGCCGCCCCTTAA
- a CDS encoding transglutaminase family protein, protein MLIKIGYDIALSLPFPTAVIYLLRVHPEREADLTGDELFRIEPESPITHYHDVFGNHCGRVSAPAGTIRFVNEAVIRDSGEPDVYAPDAAQHDVRNLPVETLQFLLPSRYCEVDSELLDFAWQQFANTPPGWARVQAVVDFVHKHLRFDYMQARATRTALDAFREKVGVCRDFTHLSITLCRCLNIPARYVTGYLGDIGVPPSPDPMDFSAWFEVFLGDRWYTFDGRHNRRRIGRIVIGRGRDAADVPITMVFGRHRLEKFTVITEEIKAPSGVQPVTA, encoded by the coding sequence ATGCTGATCAAGATCGGATATGATATCGCCCTTAGTTTGCCATTCCCGACCGCCGTCATCTACCTGCTGCGCGTTCATCCCGAACGTGAGGCCGATCTAACCGGAGACGAACTCTTCCGGATCGAGCCCGAATCCCCCATCACGCATTATCATGACGTGTTCGGTAACCACTGCGGGCGGGTCAGTGCCCCGGCTGGTACCATCCGATTCGTAAATGAAGCCGTCATCCGGGACAGCGGGGAACCTGATGTTTACGCGCCGGACGCGGCTCAACACGACGTCCGGAACCTGCCCGTCGAAACTTTGCAATTCCTCTTGCCGAGCCGCTATTGCGAAGTCGACAGCGAACTCCTTGATTTCGCCTGGCAACAGTTCGCCAACACGCCGCCCGGTTGGGCCAGGGTGCAGGCGGTGGTCGACTTCGTGCACAAGCACCTGCGCTTCGATTACATGCAAGCCCGCGCCACCCGCACCGCGCTGGATGCTTTCCGGGAAAAGGTCGGCGTTTGCCGCGATTTTACCCACCTGTCGATCACGCTCTGCCGGTGCCTGAACATCCCGGCCCGTTACGTCACCGGGTACCTCGGCGACATCGGCGTACCACCCTCGCCGGACCCGATGGACTTCAGCGCCTGGTTCGAAGTTTTTCTGGGCGACCGTTGGTATACCTTCGATGGTCGTCATAACCGGCGGCGGATCGGCCGCATCGTGATCGGACGAGGACGAGACGCGGCGGACGTCCCGATCACGATGGTCTTCGGGCGTCACCGGCTGGAGAAATTCACGGTGATTACCGAAGAAATCAAAGCGCCCAGCGGAGTTCAGCCCGTCACCGCCTGA
- a CDS encoding RNA polymerase sigma factor RpoD/SigA, with amino-acid sequence MAGEDSDTGIKIYLREIGQIPLLTPQEEIELAARIKKGDREARALMIKANLRLVVKIAHDYANLGLPLLDLISEGNIGLMKAVERFDPAKGGKLSTYAAWWIKQSIKRALANQSKTIRLPVHLVDKISKMRRVSLQMSEELGREPTDEELAEEIGISSGKVSQLKTVSIRPASLDAPISDDDSTEFGEIVGDEDAQTPFELLRDKNLRDEVSELLEVLDDRERKIIFQRFGLDGGKPKTLEEVGKKFGVTRERIRQLQNIALAKLRRALSKKEKPIDVPQEVLA; translated from the coding sequence ATGGCTGGTGAAGATTCAGATACGGGGATTAAGATATATCTCCGCGAGATTGGACAAATTCCGCTTCTCACCCCCCAAGAAGAGATTGAGCTCGCCGCGCGCATCAAGAAGGGCGACCGTGAAGCGCGTGCGTTGATGATTAAGGCGAACCTTCGCTTGGTGGTTAAAATTGCACACGATTACGCGAATTTAGGGCTTCCGCTGCTTGACCTGATCTCTGAGGGCAACATCGGCTTGATGAAGGCCGTGGAGCGCTTCGACCCGGCAAAAGGTGGCAAACTGAGTACCTACGCTGCTTGGTGGATCAAACAATCCATCAAACGCGCGCTGGCCAACCAGAGCAAGACCATCCGTCTGCCGGTCCATTTGGTCGATAAGATCTCAAAAATGAGACGGGTTTCCTTGCAAATGAGCGAGGAACTGGGGCGTGAACCGACCGATGAGGAACTCGCCGAGGAGATCGGCATTTCCAGCGGCAAGGTTTCACAGCTCAAGACGGTCTCGATCCGTCCTGCCTCATTGGATGCTCCCATCAGCGACGATGACTCGACCGAGTTCGGTGAGATCGTTGGAGATGAGGATGCGCAGACGCCGTTTGAGTTGTTGCGGGATAAGAACCTCCGCGACGAAGTCAGCGAATTGCTTGAAGTGCTCGATGATCGCGAACGGAAGATCATCTTTCAGCGGTTCGGACTGGACGGCGGCAAACCGAAGACCCTGGAAGAGGTCGGCAAGAAGTTCGGCGTGACCCGTGAACGCATCCGGCAGTTGCAGAACATTGCTTTGGCAAAGCTGCGCCGGGCGTTGAGCAAGAAAGAGAAGCCGATTGACGTTCCTCAGGAAGTTCTGGCCTGA
- a CDS encoding cell division FtsZ family protein — translation MVQLNRQYERSYSLEEPITIKVVGVGGAGSNALDRVMLDGIDAVEMVAINTDAQSLAASVATQKVQLGRSLTRGLGTGGDPELGLAAAQEAVEEIRSVLRGGNVIFICTGLGGGTGSGAGPLITQLAKENNALVLVFAAMPFSFEGRRRCQQAATSLAQLRSVADAVVCFENDRMAELALPRMGIHEAFAAADLTISQSIRSIANLLQHPGLLHIGFDDVCAVLRNGDARALFGYGEAEGENRAHEALTRALKSPLMNRGELLADAYHAVVHICGGTSVTLGEVQIVMEELNRHINEQTQIFMGIGINSKMGGKLSVSVLSSLGDGSVRAVQPPPALHAIPYQTLPAPVPDTGPDPARATVLPDRARIAAGPVPVSVAGEGDHGTTGPFQPPPKRAEVMQAEPASRGRFDKGEPTIIDGQNLDIPTFLRKNPENR, via the coding sequence ATGGTCCAATTAAACCGGCAATATGAACGCAGTTACAGTTTAGAAGAGCCGATCACGATAAAGGTCGTCGGGGTGGGTGGGGCCGGCTCGAATGCGTTGGATCGCGTCATGCTGGACGGCATCGATGCGGTGGAGATGGTAGCGATTAACACCGATGCGCAGTCGTTGGCCGCGTCCGTGGCTACCCAGAAAGTTCAGCTTGGCCGGAGCCTGACGCGCGGCTTGGGGACGGGTGGCGACCCGGAGCTGGGGCTCGCGGCGGCCCAGGAGGCGGTTGAAGAAATCCGGAGCGTCCTGCGCGGCGGCAACGTCATCTTTATCTGCACGGGGCTGGGGGGCGGCACGGGATCGGGGGCCGGCCCGTTGATCACGCAGCTTGCCAAGGAGAATAACGCGCTGGTGCTGGTGTTCGCGGCGATGCCTTTCAGCTTCGAGGGCCGGCGCCGATGCCAGCAGGCGGCGACAAGCCTGGCGCAGCTGAGGTCGGTGGCCGATGCCGTCGTCTGCTTTGAGAACGACAGGATGGCTGAACTGGCGTTGCCTCGGATGGGAATCCACGAGGCCTTCGCGGCTGCAGACCTGACCATCAGCCAGAGCATTCGCTCAATCGCCAACCTTCTGCAGCATCCTGGGTTGCTTCACATCGGGTTTGACGACGTGTGCGCCGTCCTGCGTAACGGGGATGCGCGCGCCCTCTTCGGGTACGGTGAGGCGGAAGGCGAAAATCGGGCGCACGAGGCCCTGACGAGGGCCTTGAAAAGTCCCCTGATGAACCGGGGCGAGTTGCTCGCTGACGCCTACCACGCCGTGGTTCATATCTGCGGGGGGACGAGCGTCACCCTGGGCGAGGTGCAAATCGTGATGGAGGAGTTGAACCGGCACATCAACGAACAGACCCAGATTTTCATGGGGATCGGGATCAACTCAAAAATGGGGGGCAAACTGTCCGTCAGTGTCCTGAGTTCGCTTGGGGACGGCTCCGTCCGGGCGGTGCAGCCGCCGCCGGCTCTGCACGCTATACCCTACCAGACGTTGCCTGCGCCCGTTCCGGACACCGGTCCGGACCCTGCCAGGGCGACGGTTTTACCGGATCGTGCCCGCATTGCCGCAGGCCCGGTGCCTGTGTCCGTTGCCGGTGAGGGTGATCATGGCACGACCGGCCCGTTTCAACCACCGCCTAAGCGGGCGGAAGTGATGCAGGCAGAGCCGGCGTCCCGCGGCCGCTTTGACAAGGGTGAGCCGACTATCATCGATGGTCAGAACCTCGACATCCCGACGTTCCTGCGCAAAAACCCGGAGAATCGTTAG
- a CDS encoding LarC family nickel insertion protein — MEVQLDPVGGIAGDMFIAALLHAFPEHQDGLFAAVDAMRLPGLRACRVEAHRNHGLHGLRFLVEVDGAQAGDGDAEDHHTGEHQHASVPWPAPDAAPVRHGHGHVTWREIKGLIGDALLPAGVKSHALGIFGLLAQAEAQVHGIAEEHVAFHEVGATDSIVDIVGAAQLIAVLDAGLWSIGSLPLGTGRIRTAHGLLPVPAPATAWLLEGFPVHQDGIDGERVTPTGAAIVRYLGCRPLGRRISQALLRSGTGLGTKSLAGISNCLRVLAFSEAPARREEDDRAASQMDTAAAAEDWRPGHPAEGTVADGFPAPDFCRRELAVVEFEVDDQTPEDLAAALDRLRSHPAILDVVQQTAIGKRGRSAAHLRLLTAPDDVEEVARRCFEETTTIGLRYHFVHGFTLARTIEPVAVTGRPVRVKVVSRPGAGFSGKAEIEDLARIEGGHFRRIEAGQLATEQAFRQLRDRQPWFKAEHENQKVPPTELPGHDESA; from the coding sequence ATGGAAGTACAATTAGATCCGGTAGGAGGCATCGCAGGAGACATGTTCATCGCGGCCCTGTTGCATGCTTTTCCGGAGCATCAGGATGGTCTGTTTGCGGCTGTCGATGCAATGCGCCTGCCTGGGCTGCGCGCCTGCCGCGTGGAAGCGCACCGGAACCATGGTTTGCATGGGTTGCGTTTTTTAGTCGAGGTGGACGGCGCCCAGGCGGGTGATGGTGACGCCGAGGACCATCATACGGGCGAACACCAGCATGCGTCTGTGCCGTGGCCGGCTCCGGACGCGGCGCCCGTCCGGCACGGGCACGGGCACGTTACCTGGCGGGAAATCAAGGGATTGATCGGCGACGCCCTTTTGCCGGCCGGCGTCAAATCCCATGCTCTCGGGATCTTCGGCCTTTTGGCCCAGGCGGAAGCGCAGGTCCACGGGATCGCCGAGGAACACGTGGCCTTTCATGAAGTCGGCGCGACCGATTCGATCGTCGACATTGTCGGAGCCGCCCAATTGATTGCGGTATTAGACGCAGGCCTGTGGTCGATCGGCTCTCTCCCATTGGGTACCGGGCGCATCCGGACCGCCCATGGATTGCTTCCGGTGCCGGCCCCGGCAACGGCTTGGTTGCTGGAGGGCTTTCCGGTGCACCAGGATGGGATCGATGGCGAACGCGTCACCCCGACCGGCGCAGCCATTGTCCGTTACCTGGGTTGCCGACCGCTTGGCCGGCGGATTTCGCAGGCGCTTTTGCGCTCCGGCACCGGCCTGGGCACCAAATCGCTGGCCGGTATCAGCAACTGCCTGCGCGTACTGGCCTTTTCGGAAGCTCCGGCGCGGCGGGAGGAAGACGACCGCGCCGCTTCGCAGATGGACACGGCGGCGGCAGCGGAGGACTGGCGGCCCGGCCACCCGGCCGAAGGCACGGTGGCCGATGGATTTCCCGCGCCGGACTTCTGCCGGCGCGAGCTTGCCGTGGTGGAATTTGAAGTGGACGACCAGACGCCGGAGGACCTTGCCGCCGCTTTGGACCGGTTACGCTCGCACCCTGCGATTCTCGATGTCGTGCAGCAGACCGCGATCGGAAAACGGGGCCGGTCGGCCGCCCATCTCCGGCTTCTCACCGCTCCGGATGACGTCGAGGAAGTGGCTCGGCGGTGCTTTGAAGAGACTACCACCATCGGGTTGCGTTACCATTTTGTGCACGGTTTCACCCTGGCACGCACCATTGAGCCGGTCGCGGTGACGGGCCGGCCGGTCAGGGTGAAGGTCGTGTCACGCCCGGGCGCCGGTTTTTCGGGAAAGGCCGAGATCGAAGATCTGGCCCGCATCGAGGGCGGGCACTTTCGCCGAATCGAAGCTGGCCAACTGGCAACGGAGCAGGCTTTCCGGCAGCTGCGGGACCGTCAACCGTGGTTTAAAGCCGAGCATGAAAACCAAAAGGTTCCACCCACCGAACTTCCCGGCCATGACGAAAGCGCCTGA
- a CDS encoding VOC family protein gives MKDVELAFAVNPVTDLKRARDFYEGTLGLSSGTVYEGRGMSWVEYEVGSGVLAIGSGAEQCKPSVDGGPVALEMEDFEAAIGELKSIGCTFLIEPVESSACPKAVILDPDGNTVTLQKRNP, from the coding sequence ATGAAGGACGTTGAGCTTGCATTCGCCGTTAACCCCGTCACCGATCTCAAAAGGGCGCGGGATTTCTACGAGGGAACCCTCGGCCTGAGCTCAGGCACGGTATACGAAGGGCGGGGTATGAGCTGGGTTGAATACGAAGTCGGATCGGGGGTGCTGGCCATCGGCTCCGGCGCCGAGCAATGCAAGCCCTCGGTAGATGGCGGCCCGGTCGCTCTGGAGATGGAGGATTTTGAGGCGGCCATCGGGGAATTGAAATCAATCGGATGCACCTTCCTCATCGAACCGGTGGAGAGTTCCGCGTGCCCCAAGGCGGTCATTCTGGATCCGGACGGCAATACCGTTACGCTCCAGAAGCGCAACCCGTGA
- a CDS encoding PRC-barrel domain-containing protein — translation MDISSPEDPANTWTGKSVLDSDGQQIGVVDAVWLDPSTLAIEFAGVQIGLGFGKTHLVPAKMVVPSEDEYAVRLLCPGSLVKSAPAFVPGLELAALDKERINQHFGVQVPAQRVTDIQDVRPGEGLNPGQAEPPNEPGSLALTPPPLPESEHTAAERAFPTEHPLKDWINEAH, via the coding sequence ATGGACATTTCATCACCTGAGGACCCGGCGAATACCTGGACCGGAAAGAGCGTTCTGGACTCGGACGGCCAACAAATCGGCGTCGTCGACGCAGTCTGGCTCGATCCATCGACGTTGGCGATCGAGTTTGCGGGCGTTCAGATCGGCTTGGGGTTCGGAAAAACGCACCTGGTTCCCGCAAAAATGGTCGTCCCCTCGGAGGACGAGTATGCCGTCCGGCTTCTCTGCCCGGGCTCGCTCGTCAAAAGCGCGCCGGCCTTTGTCCCGGGTCTGGAGTTGGCCGCGCTTGACAAGGAACGAATCAATCAGCACTTCGGAGTCCAGGTACCTGCGCAGCGGGTTACCGATATCCAGGACGTCCGGCCGGGTGAAGGCCTGAATCCCGGGCAGGCGGAGCCGCCGAACGAGCCGGGTTCCCTGGCCCTGACCCCGCCTCCGCTACCCGAGAGCGAACACACCGCTGCTGAACGCGCTTTCCCTACGGAGCACCCATTAAAAGACTGGATCAACGAAGCTCACTGA
- a CDS encoding aldo/keto reductase — MKTSRRDFLKNSSLALGAGLVAPALLPASSGAEESGQDQPHPEQTRKGDMLYRTLGRTGQQVSLVGLGGFHIGKQPDEADSIRIIRTAIDRGITFLDNSWDYNQGASEIRMGKALRDGYRDKAFLMTKIDGRTKQAAAQQIEESLQRLQTDRLDLLQHHEVIRMEDPDQIFDENGAMAAFLEAKQAGKLRFIGFTGHKDPAVHLRMLEVAGQHGFQFDTVQMPLNLMDAHFRSFRHQVVPAALKEGIGVLGMKSMGDGLLLKSNTVSPIECLHYAMHLPVSVVITGIDSMQILDQAFEAVRTYEPFNSEQLATLLAKTRQAAASGKFELYKTSNKFDSTAQNPRYLGYPQSA; from the coding sequence ATGAAAACCAGTCGCCGTGATTTTCTGAAAAATAGTTCCCTTGCCTTGGGCGCCGGACTCGTTGCTCCGGCGCTTTTGCCGGCATCGAGCGGCGCGGAGGAATCCGGTCAGGATCAACCGCACCCCGAGCAGACCAGAAAAGGTGACATGCTGTACCGTACCTTGGGGCGTACGGGCCAGCAGGTCTCGCTCGTCGGGCTCGGCGGATTCCACATCGGCAAGCAGCCGGATGAAGCCGACAGCATCCGGATCATCCGCACCGCGATCGATCGCGGGATCACGTTCCTGGACAACTCCTGGGATTACAACCAGGGCGCCAGCGAAATCCGGATGGGAAAGGCGCTCCGTGACGGTTACCGGGACAAAGCCTTTCTGATGACCAAAATTGACGGCCGCACCAAACAGGCGGCAGCCCAGCAGATCGAAGAATCCCTGCAGCGCCTTCAAACCGACCGCCTGGACCTCCTGCAACACCACGAGGTCATCCGCATGGAGGATCCGGACCAGATCTTCGATGAGAACGGCGCCATGGCGGCCTTTCTCGAAGCAAAGCAGGCCGGCAAACTCCGTTTCATCGGGTTCACCGGTCACAAAGATCCGGCCGTTCACCTCCGGATGCTGGAGGTGGCTGGACAGCACGGTTTCCAGTTCGATACCGTTCAGATGCCGCTCAACCTCATGGACGCGCATTTTCGTAGTTTTCGGCACCAGGTGGTTCCGGCGGCGTTAAAGGAAGGCATCGGCGTGTTGGGAATGAAAAGCATGGGCGACGGTCTCCTGCTGAAAAGCAACACCGTGTCCCCGATTGAATGCCTTCATTACGCGATGCATTTGCCGGTCTCAGTGGTCATTACCGGCATCGACTCGATGCAGATCCTGGATCAGGCGTTCGAGGCGGTTCGTACTTACGAGCCGTTCAACTCCGAACAACTGGCCACTCTGCTTGCCAAAACCCGGCAGGCGGCCGCCAGCGGGAAATTCGAGCTCTACAAAACCTCGAACAAATTCGATTCGACGGCCCAGAACCCACGGTACCTGGGCTACCCTCAATCGGCCTGA